Proteins encoded within one genomic window of Synechococcus sp. PCC 7335:
- a CDS encoding DUF1361 domain-containing protein yields the protein MAYLTLSTWIADAMSEAQRSIDFMLWNTFLALIPLVLSLWLSRFDKASFEDDRSFSANRWNPLWLVHRLGWWLGCALFIAFLPNAPYVLTDIIHLVRFIRQGASLPTILLVLIPQYLIFMLIGIESYVLSIINLGRYLLKHGLRHWILSAELMLHMLCSVGIYLGRFPRFNSWDIVTNPQRLALYITQDLLRLEPVLIILVTFVIITTLYWLLKQVTLAIVWYWRSREHRQLWN from the coding sequence ATGGCTTACCTTACTCTCTCCACTTGGATCGCAGATGCCATGAGCGAGGCACAGCGCAGTATCGACTTTATGCTATGGAATACCTTTCTCGCGCTAATTCCGCTCGTCTTAAGCCTGTGGCTCTCTCGCTTTGACAAGGCTTCTTTCGAGGATGATCGCAGCTTTAGTGCGAATCGCTGGAACCCGCTCTGGCTTGTTCACAGGCTGGGCTGGTGGCTAGGATGTGCTCTTTTTATCGCTTTCTTACCTAATGCGCCTTACGTACTCACAGATATTATTCACCTGGTCCGATTTATTCGACAAGGGGCATCGCTACCGACAATCTTGCTAGTTTTAATTCCTCAGTATTTAATCTTTATGCTGATAGGGATAGAATCATATGTCCTGTCTATCATCAATCTTGGTCGCTACCTGCTAAAACACGGTCTGAGACACTGGATTCTATCCGCCGAACTGATGCTGCATATGCTGTGTTCAGTTGGGATCTATCTAGGGCGCTTCCCTCGGTTTAATAGTTGGGATATCGTTACGAATCCACAGCGCCTAGCGCTTTATATCACGCAAGATTTGCTGCGCCTAGAGCCAGTGCTAATTATATTAGTAACCTTCGTGATAATCACTACGCTGTATTGGCTGCTAAAGCAGGTTACCTTAGCGATAGTTTGGTACTGGCGATCGCGTGAACACCGTCAGCTTTGGAACTAA